A single Acropora palmata chromosome 5, jaAcrPala1.3, whole genome shotgun sequence DNA region contains:
- the LOC141881643 gene encoding putative phosphatase phospho2 isoform X1, translated as MSSEVKQERLLVVFDFDHTLANGNTDTWITKMLPSLKQMISEHCKSGWCWTNIMDKAFSTLHGRGITMADYIKCFESLKFIDGMKETCSFLLSKNVPTIIISDSNSYFIDHLLARDSLQDVFRDIYTNPASWDDCGCLNVEHYHKHQCKVCPQNLCKRKVLQEHVAQSCQTYKHIVYVGDGHGDLCPCLALEHGDYILAREGYTLLNNLLGDRCDVKAEIVPWKSGFDVLQLLRMLCE; from the exons ATGTCAAGTGAG GTAAAACAAGAAAGATTATTGGTTGTTTTTGACTTTGACCACACCCTTGCCAATGGCAATACTGACACATGGATAACAAAGATGTTGCCTTCCTTGAAACAAATGATTTCAGAACATTGCAAAAGTGGATGGTGTTGGACCAACATCATGGACAAAGCCTTTAGCACACTACATGGGCGTGGAATAACCATGGCAGATTACataaaatgctttgaaagtttgaaatttattgatggaatgaaagaaacttgtaGCTTCTTGCTGAGTAAAAATGTGCCAACAATAATCATCTCTGATTCCAACAGCTACTTCATTGACCATTTGCTGGCACGAGACTCCTTACAAGATGTTTTCAGGGATATTTATACAAATCCTGCGAGTTGGGATGACTGTGGATGTTTGAATGTTGAACACTATCACAAGCATCAGTGTAAAGTGTGTCCACAAAACCTTTGCAAGAGGAAAGTTCTTCAAGAACATGTCGCACAGTCTTGTCAAACTTACAAGCATATTGTTTATGTTGGTGACGGCCATGGTGATTTGTGTCCCTGCCTGGCTTTAGAACATGGAGATTACATCTTGGCACGGGAGGGATACACTCTGTTGAATAACTTGCTTGGTGATAGATGTGATGTTAAAGCAGAAATTGTTCCATGGAAGTCTGGTTTTGACGTTCTACAGTTGCTTAGGATGTTATGTGAATGA
- the LOC141881643 gene encoding putative phosphatase phospho2 isoform X2 yields the protein MLPSLKQMISEHCKSGWCWTNIMDKAFSTLHGRGITMADYIKCFESLKFIDGMKETCSFLLSKNVPTIIISDSNSYFIDHLLARDSLQDVFRDIYTNPASWDDCGCLNVEHYHKHQCKVCPQNLCKRKVLQEHVAQSCQTYKHIVYVGDGHGDLCPCLALEHGDYILAREGYTLLNNLLGDRCDVKAEIVPWKSGFDVLQLLRMLCE from the coding sequence ATGTTGCCTTCCTTGAAACAAATGATTTCAGAACATTGCAAAAGTGGATGGTGTTGGACCAACATCATGGACAAAGCCTTTAGCACACTACATGGGCGTGGAATAACCATGGCAGATTACataaaatgctttgaaagtttgaaatttattgatggaatgaaagaaacttgtaGCTTCTTGCTGAGTAAAAATGTGCCAACAATAATCATCTCTGATTCCAACAGCTACTTCATTGACCATTTGCTGGCACGAGACTCCTTACAAGATGTTTTCAGGGATATTTATACAAATCCTGCGAGTTGGGATGACTGTGGATGTTTGAATGTTGAACACTATCACAAGCATCAGTGTAAAGTGTGTCCACAAAACCTTTGCAAGAGGAAAGTTCTTCAAGAACATGTCGCACAGTCTTGTCAAACTTACAAGCATATTGTTTATGTTGGTGACGGCCATGGTGATTTGTGTCCCTGCCTGGCTTTAGAACATGGAGATTACATCTTGGCACGGGAGGGATACACTCTGTTGAATAACTTGCTTGGTGATAGATGTGATGTTAAAGCAGAAATTGTTCCATGGAAGTCTGGTTTTGACGTTCTACAGTTGCTTAGGATGTTATGTGAATGA